ATCCTCGTGGTGAAGCCCAAGGACAAGGCCCCGATCACCAACGCGATCGCCGCCCGCAAGGGCCGCACGATCATCTTCGTCCGTACCCAGATGGGTGCCGACCGGGTGGCCGAGCAGCTGATCGAGGCCGGTGTGAAGGCCGACGCGCTGCACGGCGGGATGACCCAGGGCGCCCGTACCCGGGTGCTCGGTGACTTCAAGGACGGCTACCTCAACGTGGTCGTCGCCACCGACGTCGCCGCCCGTGGCATCCACGTGGACGACATCGACCTGGTGCTGAACGTCGACCCGGCCGGTGACCACAAGGACTACCTGCACCGCTCCGGCCGGACCGCTCGCGCGGGCCGCTCCGGTGCCGTCGTCACCCTGGTGCTGCCGCACCAGCGCCGTGGCGTCTTCCGCCTGATGGAGGACGCGGGCGTGGACGCCTCGCGTCACATCCTCGACCACGCCTTCGACCCCGAGGTGGCCCGGATCACCGGCGCCCGCTCGCTGGTCGAGGTGCAGGCCGAGTCGGCCGCCGGGATCGCCGGTGCCGCCGAGCGTGAGGTCGCCGACATGGCGCGCCAGCTGGAGCGCGCGCAGCGTCGCGCCAACGAGCTGCGCGAGGAGGCCGACCGGCTGGCCGCCCGGGCCGCTCGCGAGCGGGCCGAGCTGGGCATCGAGGACGAGCCGGTCGTCGAGACCGCCGCTGTTGAGGCGTCGGAGGGTGGCGAGGCCGCCGAGACCGTGGCCGCGCCGGCCGAGGTCGAGGCCGACCGCGCCCCGGCCTACCGCGAGGCGCGCAACGAGCGTCCCTCGTACGGTGACCGCGAGCAGCGTGGTGGCGGCTTCAACCGCGACCGCGATGACCGTGGTGGCCGTTCGGGTGGCTTCAACCGCGATGACCGTGCCCCGCGTACCGGTGGTTTCAACCGGGACGACCGTCCGGCCCGTTCGTTCGGTGACCGTGACAACCGCTCCGGTGGTTTCAACCGCGATGACCGTGGTGGCCGTTCGGGTGGCTTCAACCGCGATGACCGTGCCCCGCGTACCGGTGGTTTCAACCGGGACGACCGTCCGGCCCGTTCGTTCGGTGACCGTGACAACCGCTCCGGTGGTTTCAACCGCGATGACCGTGGTGGCCGTTCGGGTGGCTTCAACCGTGACGACCGTGCCCCGCGCACCGGTGGTTTCAACCGCGACGACCGCCCCTCCGGTGGCCGTTCGTTCGGTGGTGACCGTGACAACCGCTCCGGTGGCTTCAACCGTGACGACCGTGCCCCGCGTACCGGTGGTTTCAACCGGGACGACCGTCCGGCCCGTTCGTTCGGCGACCGCCCGTCCTTCGGTGACCGCGACAACCGTGGTGGCGGCAGCCGTCCGTTCGCCCGTCGTGACGACCACCGCTCCGGTGGCCGCCCGCAGACCGGTGGCACCGGTGGTGGCTTCAACCGTGACGACCGCGGCGGCCGCCCGTCCTTCGGCGACCGCGACAACCGTGGCGGCGGCTCCTTCGGTGGCGGCGACCGCAACAAGCCGCGCTGGAAGAACTGACGCTCGGTAGCTCCTGAGACGGGCCCGCTCCACTTCGGTGGGGCGGGCCCGTTTCGTTTATTGGCGTGCCGTGGGGGCGCAGGGGTCGCTAGCGTCCTGGGCATGAGCAGCAGAATGCACGAAGTGGCCACCGTGAACGAGGCGATCGCCGAGCGGGGGAGCTACCCGGTCGGCGGTGTCGAGGTCGAGGTGGGCGGGCTGCTGGCCGCGGCCCGGGCCGGGACGGTGTCGTACGGTCCGTCGGATCGGCCTGCGGCCACCGGGGCGTTCGGTGGGGTGCCGGAGGTGACGGCCGAGGGCAGCATGCAGGCCGCCCGGCGGCTGACCGAGGAGGGCGGCTCGCACGTCGCGGTGCTCAACTTCGCCTCGGCCCGCAACCCCGGGGGCGGCTACCTGCGCGGGGCGAAGGCGCAGGAGGAGGACCTCTGCCGCAGTGCCCTGCTCTACCACTGCCTGCTGGCCGCGCCCGACTACTACGAGGCGCACCGCGCCTCCGGCGACCTCCACTACAGCCACCGGGTGATCTGGTCCCCGGCGGTGCCGGTGATCCGGGACGACCGGCGCGAGCTGCTCGCGCAGCCGTACACCGTCTCGTTCCTCACCTCGCCCGCGCCCAACGCCGGGCAGCTGACGCTCCGTTCGGAGGGCCGGCCGGTGGACGTCCGGGCGGTGCTGGCGGAGCGGGCCGGGCGGGTGCTCGGGGTCGCGGCGGCGCACGGGGTGCGGGAGTTGGTGCTCGGGGCCTGGGGCTGCGGGGTGTTCCGCAACGACCCCGCCGAGGTGGCGGAGGCGTTCGCGGAGGCGCTCGGCTCGTACGGGGGGAGCTTCGACCGGGTGGTGTTCGCGGTCTGGGACCGTACGCCGGTCTCGGCCAACCGGGCCGCCTTCGAGGCGCGGTTCGGGGCCTGACCGGCTGAGCCGCTGGCGGTTACGGGCGGAGGGCGTCCCGGAGGGTGTCGAGCTCGGTGTCGGTGACGCCGTGGGCGCGGAGGTAGGCGGGGATGGAGCCGTGCAGGGCGTCGATCCGGGCCAGGGCCGCGAGGAGGTTGTCGGAGCGGACCGGGTGGGCGAACTGTTGGCGGCCGTGTTCGTCGGTGTAGGGGAGCGGGCCCTGGTCGAGGCCGAGGCCGGCGTTGGAGCGCAGGTAGTCGGTCATGATCTCGGCCTCGGAGAGGCCGGCCAGTGAGTGGATCACCGCGATGGTGAGGCCGGTGCGGTCCTTGCCGACGGCGCAGTGGATCACGGCGGGGAAGGCGTCCGGCTCGGCCAGCCGGCGGACGGCGCCGGCCACGGCGGGCCCGCCGACCTCGGCCATGAAGGGGTAGGCCTCCGCCTGGGTGGCCGGCCAGGTCGGCTTCGAGCCGTCGTTGTCCGGGACCAGCGGGAGGTGGTGCTGCCGGTACGTCAGGCCGTGGCGCTCGTTCGGCCAGACGGCGAGCTCGGCCGCGGTGCGCAGGTCGATGACGGTCCGGACGCCGAGGGCCTTCAGCCGCTGGGCGCCGTCCGGGGTCATCCGGTTGAGGGAGCCGGAGCGGAACAGCAGGCCGGTGCGGAGGCCGCCCACCCCCGCGTCGCGGAAGTTCTGCACGTCGGGTACGGCGAGGAGGGTGGACGTGGCATCGAACTCACGGTCGGTCGTCATGGCCGTCACCGTAGCGTGCACGGCACGGGGGGAAGGGCGAATTCCGGCAACCGGGACGGCCGTTGGTCAGCGGCCGCCGGCCAGGTCGAGGAAGGCGCCGGTGACGTACGAGGCGCCGGGCGAGAGCAGGTACAGGATGCCCTCGGCGACCTCCTCCGGGCGGCCGCCCCGGCCCATCGGGAGCAGCGGTCCGACCCGGTCCACCCGGGCGGGTTCGCCGCCGAGGGCGTGGATGTCGGTGTGGATCAGGCCGGGGCGGACGGCGTTGACCCGGATGCCCTCGGCGGCGACCTCCAGGGCCAGTCCGGTGGTCATGCTGTCCAACGCGCCCTTGGAGGCGGCGTAGTCGACGTACTCGTTGGGCGAGCCGAGCCGGGAGGCGGCGGAGGAGACGTTCACGATCGCCCCGCCCCGGCCGCCGTACCGGGTGGACATCCGGCGGACGGCGGCGCCCGCGCAGAGGAACGGGCCGGTGATGTTGGCGGCCCAGATCCGGGCCAGCCGGTCCTCGTCCAGCTCGTCCAGGCGGCCCTGCTTCTCCAGCGTCCCGGCGTTGTTCACCAGAGCGGTGAGCGGGCCGAACTCCTCGTCCACGGTGCGGAACAGGCGCTCGACCTCGGTGCTGCGGCTGACGTCCGCCCGGACCGCGAGCGCGCTGCCGCCGGCCGCCTCGATCCGCTCCACCACGCCGGCCGCCGCGGCCTCGTCGGTGCGGTAGTTGACGCACACCCGGTAGCCGCGTTCGGCGGCCAGCAGTGCGGTGGCGGCGCCGATGCCGCGGCCGCCGCCGGTGATCAGGATCACTTCATCACTCATGGGCCGACCGTAACCGATGGGCCGGAGCGGGTGGTTGCGGGGCTGCCTACCTGGTCACCGGGAGGCGGCTGAGGCGGCCCGGATGGCGGCGATCTTCGGGGCGCGGCTCTTCGGTGAGTCGAGGCTGAAGCCGCGGGCGTCGCCGAGCTGGTCCCGGACGAAGCTCTCGGTCCTGGCCACCGCCTCGCGCAGCGCCTCGTCGGGCGGCACGAAGAGCTGGTGGACGATCTCGCCCTCCTCGGGGTCGTACTCCCAGATCCCGACGATCCGGCCCCGGTCCACCACCAGGTGGCTCTGCGGGTCGGCCTCGGTGCCGAAACTGCGGCCGTCCTTGGCGGCGGGGGAGGAGCGCTCGGCGTCGGCGGGGTCGAGCAGGCGGGGCAGGTCGCGGTGCAGCAGGTGCAGGCCGTCGATGCCGGCCAGCAGCGCGTACGACGGCGTGGTGGGAGTGCTGAACTCGTCGAATTCGAGCTGGAGTTGAGTGGGAATCAGCAGGTCGGTGCCGGGTAGTTCGGCCAGGTCGAGCGGGGCGGTGGCGGCCTTCGCGGTGGCGGCGGTGAAGCCGGTGAACCAGCGGAAGTGCTTGATCGAGGCCGGGGCGGCCCAGGAGAAGTACCGCTCGGCCAGCTCGGTGGCGGAACCGTGGACCGGCTGGTCCCAGCTGACGTAGCCGTAACGCTGTTGGTCCAGGCGGCCGTTGACGGGGACCCGGCGGATCAGCCCCCGGGCCTGCAGCAGGCCGAGGGCGATCGGCAGGGTGGTGGTCCGGCCGCGTTTGCGACCTGCGTCGCCGAGGCCGCGGACCGCGTCGCCGACCGCCGCGCGGATCGCCGGGGGCTCCAACGGGTCGGTGTCGGAGAGGACTTGGGAGATCGCCAGGCAGAGTTTCTCGATCTCGTCCCGGCTCACGCCGAGGTGCTTCCCGGCCATCGCCACGTCGCTCTCGGGCGCGGCGGCCCCGGCCGCCAGGCCGAGGGCGAAGTCGGCCGCCGGGAGCACGTACGTGCAGCCCCGGGCGGACGGCAGCTCGTGCACCTCCAGTGCGGCCACGGCGGCGTCCACCGCCACCCGGTCCAGCCCGGCCCGGGCGAACAGGCCCAGGTACGGGGCCGCGCCGCCGACCGACCGGGCCCAGCCGGTGGCCGTCAGCACCTCGGCCGCCGAGGCGCCCGGGTGGCCGCCGTCCAGCCACTGCCGGTGCGCCCACCAGCCGCGGAGCTTCGCCGTCGGGATCCCGCTGTTCGCCATGGGGCCAGTATCGGTGGGGCGCGGGCCGGGCGGGTGCAGCGCTCCTGATGTGTCGCCGCCCGGGACTGGATAACTGTTCGACTTCCGGGCGCCGGAGCCGGGAGACTGCGGTGACTGCCAGCGGCCGCCGAGGAGGCGCACCCATGCACGTCCTGCTCTCCGGCATCGTCGGTTCCACCGCGTACGGGCTCGCGCACGCGGGCTCCGACCTCGACCGGCTCGGCCTGTTCGCGGCGCCCACCGAGGAGTTCCACGGCCTGCACCGCCCGTCCGAGTCGCACGTCACCACCTCGCCCGACCGCACCCTGCACGAGGCGGCCAAGTGGTGCCGCCTCGCCCTCGGCGGCAACCCGACCGCGTCCGAACTGGTCTGGCTGCCCGAGGAGCTGTACGAGGTGCGTACGCCGCTCGGCGAGGAACTGATCGCGATCCGTACCAGCTTCCTCAGCGAGCGCGCGGTCAAGAACTCCTATCTCGGCTACGCCACCCAGCAGTTCAGGAAACTGACCACCCGGGACACCACCGACCCGGTCACCAGGGCCCGGGCCGCCAAACACGCCCGCCACCTGATCCGTCTGGTCCGCCAGGGCATCGCCCTGCACGAGACCGGCCACCTGGAGATCCGGCTCGCCGACCCGGACGGGGTCCGCGCCTTCGGCGAACGCATCGCCGACCACCCGGACCTCGCCGCGTCGCTGCTCGCCGACGCCGAAGACCGCTTCGGCCGTCCCGGTGTGCTGCCGGCCGCTCCGGACGAGGCGCCGGCCGAAGCCTGGCTGCGCCGGGTGCGGGCGGCGCACCTCGCCGGCAGCGCCTGACGGCGGGCGCGGCGCGCACGGCAATCTGGTGGCCAGACAGCAGGGGGCACCGGGTAGGATCACGGTGGCGGCGCCCAGGTATGACGGGGGCGCAGGCTGATGGGCCGCTAGCTCAATTGGCAGAGCTGCGGACTTTTAATCCGTAGGTTCAGGGTTCGAGCCCCTGGCGGCCCACCGTACTGAGACCCAGGTCAGGCACCAACTGACCTGGGTCTTTTCGTTTCTGGCAGCTCGTCGAGGGCGGACGCCGGCATGTGGTGAGCGAAAAAGCTCTCGGCTCGTGGCAACCCTTTGCGGGGTCGGTGACCACAAGGGGGTGGACCCGGGCAGTGCCGGTGCCCGGGTCCACCTTTCTCTCGAGACCAGTTCGCAAGGAGAACGTCCACCCATGAGCAACCCCTCGAACGGCGGGCGCCGCGGGCGTCACCGCCGTCGCTGGAGCGCCGCCGCTCTGCTGCTCGCCGTGCCGCTCGCCGCGGTGCCGTACTTCCTGTTCACCCAGGAGGACTCCCAGGCCGCGGCGGTGGAGGACGGTGCCTACTACCGGCTGGTCTCCGTACGCAGCGGCAAGGTGCTGGACGTCAACGGCTTCTCCACCGCCGACGGCACCCGGCTCCAGCAGTGGACCGACCAGAACACCGCGAACCAGCAGTGGCGGCTGAAGCCCACCGGGGACGGCTGGTACGAGCTGGTGAACCGCAACAGCGGCAAGGTGCTGGGCATAGCGGGCGGCTCGACCGCCCAGGCGGCGGTCGCCGAGCAGCAGACGGACAGTTCCTCGGCCTCCCAGCAGTGGCGGATCGAGGATGTGAGCGGCTCCGACGCCGTCACCTTCACCTCCCGCAGGAGCGGGCAGGTGCTGGACGTGTCCGGAAGCTCCCCGGACCAAGGCGCGCAGATCATCCAGTGGCCCGGCAAGGGCAGCAGCAACCAGCAGTGGAAGCTGGTGAAGACGGCCGAGGCCCCGCCGTCCGGGCCCGGTGGGGCGCAGGGCGGGAACGGCTCGTACGTGTGGCAGAACGCCCAGGTGGTGGGTGGTGGTTACGTCACCGGGCTGGTCTTCAACCAGAAGGAGAAGGGCCTGCTGTACGGGCGCACCGACATGGGCGGCGCCTACCGCTGGGACACCGGGGCCGAGCAGTGGATCCCGCTGACCGACTGGGTCGGCGAGAAGGACTGGAACCTGCAGGGCATCGATGCGGTGGCCACCGACCCGGTCGACCCCAACCGGCTCTACCTCGCGGCGGGCACCTACACCAACGAGTGGGCCGGCAACGGCGCGATCCTGCGCTCCGGCGACCGCGGCCGGACCTTCCAGCGCACCGATCTGCCGTTCAAGCTGGGCAGCAACGAGGACGGCCGCGGGGCGGGTGAGCGGTTGGTGATCGACCCGGCGGACCACGAGACCCTGCTGCTGGGCAGCCGCAAGAACGGCCTGTGGCGCAGCACCGACCACGGTGTGACGTGGAGTCAGGTCTCCTCGTTCCCGGTCAAGAACGGGGCGAGCAGCGGCGGGGGCATCACCTTCGTGACGTACGGCCCGGCCGGCAGCAGGACGATCTACGTCGGTGTCGCCGACAAGTCCACCAACCTCTACCGCTCCACCGACGGCGGCGGCACCTGGCAGGCCGTATCCGGCCAGCCCACCGGCCAACTGCCGCAGCACGGCGTGCCGGCCGGTGACGGCTCGCTGTACCTGACGTACACCAACGCCCTCGGGCCCAACGGCGTGACGGCGGGTTCGGTGTGGAAGTACACGCCGTCCGGCGGGGCGTGGAAGAACATCTCCCCGTCCCAGGGCAGTTACGGGTTCGCCGGTCTGGCCGTCGACCCGCAGAAGCCGTCCACGGTGATGGTCACCACCCTCGACCGCTGGTGGCCCGAGGACGAGATCTACCGCTCCACCGACGGCGGCACGACCTGGAAGGCGCAGGCCGCGAAGTCGGTGCGGGACGCCTCCGCCGCCCCGTACCTCGGTACCGGCATCGGGCACTGGATGACCGCCCTGTCCATCGATCCCTTCGACTCCGGGCACGTGCTGTACGGCACCGGGAACGGCATCTGGGCCAGCAAGGACGCCAACGCCACCGACGGCGGCGGCACCAGCCACTGGACCGTCGGAGCCCGCGGTCTCGAGGAGACCGCGCTGGCGGACGCGATCGCTCCGCCCGGCGGCGCCACCCTGCTCACCTCCATGGGCGACCAGGGCGGTTTCCGGTACGACTCGCTGAACAAGGTGCCCGCCGGGCGGCTGAACAGCCCGACGATCTACCACAGTTCCGACATCGACTTCGCGCAGTCCAACCCCTCGACGATGGTCCGGGTCGGGCGTGGCGGCGAGCAGGACGGCGCCTACTCCACCGACGGCGGCCTCAACTGGAACGGCTTCAAGGCGGAGCCGGTGGGCAGCGCGGACAGCGGCCACATCGCGATCGCGGCGGACGGTTCCAGCATCGTCTGGGCCGAGGTGGGCCAGGCCCCGTACCGCTCGACCGACAAGGGGGCGAGCTGGTCGAAGGTCAGCGGCCTGGGCACCGACGCCGTGGTCGTCGCCGACCGGTCCGCGGCCAACACCTTCTACTCCCTGGCCGGCGGCACGCTCCACGCCAGCACCGACGGCGGCGCGACCTTCTCCGCCCGGGCCGGCAACCTGCCCTCCGGCCGGCTCACCGCCGTCCCCGGCATCGCCGGTGACCTGTGGATCGCCGACGGCGGCAAGGGGCTGTTGCACTCCACCGACGGCGGCCGCACCTTCACCACGCTCACCACGGTGAAGTCCGCCACCGGCCTCGGCTACGGCAAGGCCGCACCGGGCGCCTCCTACCAGGCCCTGTACCTGATCGGCACCGTCAAGGACGTCGCCGGAGTCTTCCGCTCCACCGACAAGGGCGCCACCTGGGTCCGCATCAACGACGACGCCCACCAGTGGGGTAACTTCGCCGGCCAGGGCATCGTCACCGGCGACCCCGACACCTACGGCCGCGTCTACATCGGCACCAACGGACGCGGTCTCCAGTACGGCGACCCTTCCTGATCCGACGTCACCCGAGCGGGGCCGCAGGCATCACGCCTGCGGCCCCGCGTGTTGTGGGTCAGGCGACAACAGGCCGATAGCTCAGGTGAGTTGAGAGATCTCGACCAGGTCGGGCAGGCGGGCGTACGTCTCGGCGTCGAAGTGGCCGGCCTGGGGGGTGAGGACGGTGGCGGCGGAGAGGGCGACGGCCTGCCTGAGGCGGTCCGGCCAGGGGGTGCCGTGCAGCAGGCCGATCGCGAGGGCGGCCACCGCCGCGTCGCCTGCGCCGGTGGGGTTGCCGGGGACGCGGGTGGGTGGGGTGGCGTGCCAGGTGCCGGTGGGGGTGGTGGCGATCAGGCCGTTCGGGCCGAGGGAGGCGGCGACCGAGGTGGCGCCGAGGGCGCGGAGGCGGCGGGCGCCCTCGTGGGGGTCCTCGGTGCCGGTGGTTGCGGCGAGTTCGTGTTGGTTGGGCTTGACCAGGGTGGGGTGGGCGGCCAGGCCGTGCAGGAGGGCGGGGCCTTCGGCGTCGAGCAGGACCGGGATCTGCCGGTCGCGGGCCAGTTCGCCGAGGGTGCGGTAGGCGTCCGGCGGCAGTCCGGCGGGGAGGCTGCCGGAGAGGACCACCACGCCGGT
This genomic interval from Kitasatospora gansuensis contains the following:
- a CDS encoding DEAD/DEAH box helicase, producing MSLVDNDRFAMPANGSDALDTLVETPEVEILDDSLLDDSAELVDSAELVEETEAEPTEPTVTFGDLGLHDDVVRALNKRGVTTPFPIQAATIPDALAGKDVLGRGRTGSGKTLSFGLPMLTRIAGAEGRTKPKHPRGLILVPTRELAMQVADALEPFGSVLGLKLKVVCGGTSMSNQIYALERGVDVLVATPGRLRDLINRNTAKLDEVMVTVLDEADQMADMGFLPEVTEILDKVPSGGQSLLFSATLENEIDSLVKRYLKNPVTHEVDAAQGAVTTMSHHILVVKPKDKAPITNAIAARKGRTIIFVRTQMGADRVAEQLIEAGVKADALHGGMTQGARTRVLGDFKDGYLNVVVATDVAARGIHVDDIDLVLNVDPAGDHKDYLHRSGRTARAGRSGAVVTLVLPHQRRGVFRLMEDAGVDASRHILDHAFDPEVARITGARSLVEVQAESAAGIAGAAEREVADMARQLERAQRRANELREEADRLAARAARERAELGIEDEPVVETAAVEASEGGEAAETVAAPAEVEADRAPAYREARNERPSYGDREQRGGGFNRDRDDRGGRSGGFNRDDRAPRTGGFNRDDRPARSFGDRDNRSGGFNRDDRGGRSGGFNRDDRAPRTGGFNRDDRPARSFGDRDNRSGGFNRDDRGGRSGGFNRDDRAPRTGGFNRDDRPSGGRSFGGDRDNRSGGFNRDDRAPRTGGFNRDDRPARSFGDRPSFGDRDNRGGGSRPFARRDDHRSGGRPQTGGTGGGFNRDDRGGRPSFGDRDNRGGGSFGGGDRNKPRWKN
- a CDS encoding TIGR02452 family protein, whose protein sequence is MSSRMHEVATVNEAIAERGSYPVGGVEVEVGGLLAAARAGTVSYGPSDRPAATGAFGGVPEVTAEGSMQAARRLTEEGGSHVAVLNFASARNPGGGYLRGAKAQEEDLCRSALLYHCLLAAPDYYEAHRASGDLHYSHRVIWSPAVPVIRDDRRELLAQPYTVSFLTSPAPNAGQLTLRSEGRPVDVRAVLAERAGRVLGVAAAHGVRELVLGAWGCGVFRNDPAEVAEAFAEALGSYGGSFDRVVFAVWDRTPVSANRAAFEARFGA
- a CDS encoding tyrosine-protein phosphatase — its product is MTTDREFDATSTLLAVPDVQNFRDAGVGGLRTGLLFRSGSLNRMTPDGAQRLKALGVRTVIDLRTAAELAVWPNERHGLTYRQHHLPLVPDNDGSKPTWPATQAEAYPFMAEVGGPAVAGAVRRLAEPDAFPAVIHCAVGKDRTGLTIAVIHSLAGLSEAEIMTDYLRSNAGLGLDQGPLPYTDEHGRQQFAHPVRSDNLLAALARIDALHGSIPAYLRAHGVTDTELDTLRDALRP
- a CDS encoding SDR family oxidoreductase, whose product is MSDEVILITGGGRGIGAATALLAAERGYRVCVNYRTDEAAAAGVVERIEAAGGSALAVRADVSRSTEVERLFRTVDEEFGPLTALVNNAGTLEKQGRLDELDEDRLARIWAANITGPFLCAGAAVRRMSTRYGGRGGAIVNVSSAASRLGSPNEYVDYAASKGALDSMTTGLALEVAAEGIRVNAVRPGLIHTDIHALGGEPARVDRVGPLLPMGRGGRPEEVAEGILYLLSPGASYVTGAFLDLAGGR
- a CDS encoding DNA glycosylase AlkZ-like family protein; translated protein: MANSGIPTAKLRGWWAHRQWLDGGHPGASAAEVLTATGWARSVGGAAPYLGLFARAGLDRVAVDAAVAALEVHELPSARGCTYVLPAADFALGLAAGAAAPESDVAMAGKHLGVSRDEIEKLCLAISQVLSDTDPLEPPAIRAAVGDAVRGLGDAGRKRGRTTTLPIALGLLQARGLIRRVPVNGRLDQQRYGYVSWDQPVHGSATELAERYFSWAAPASIKHFRWFTGFTAATAKAATAPLDLAELPGTDLLIPTQLQLEFDEFSTPTTPSYALLAGIDGLHLLHRDLPRLLDPADAERSSPAAKDGRSFGTEADPQSHLVVDRGRIVGIWEYDPEEGEIVHQLFVPPDEALREAVARTESFVRDQLGDARGFSLDSPKSRAPKIAAIRAASAASR
- a CDS encoding nucleotidyltransferase domain-containing protein; its protein translation is MHVLLSGIVGSTAYGLAHAGSDLDRLGLFAAPTEEFHGLHRPSESHVTTSPDRTLHEAAKWCRLALGGNPTASELVWLPEELYEVRTPLGEELIAIRTSFLSERAVKNSYLGYATQQFRKLTTRDTTDPVTRARAAKHARHLIRLVRQGIALHETGHLEIRLADPDGVRAFGERIADHPDLAASLLADAEDRFGRPGVLPAAPDEAPAEAWLRRVRAAHLAGSA
- a CDS encoding RICIN domain-containing protein, with amino-acid sequence MSNPSNGGRRGRHRRRWSAAALLLAVPLAAVPYFLFTQEDSQAAAVEDGAYYRLVSVRSGKVLDVNGFSTADGTRLQQWTDQNTANQQWRLKPTGDGWYELVNRNSGKVLGIAGGSTAQAAVAEQQTDSSSASQQWRIEDVSGSDAVTFTSRRSGQVLDVSGSSPDQGAQIIQWPGKGSSNQQWKLVKTAEAPPSGPGGAQGGNGSYVWQNAQVVGGGYVTGLVFNQKEKGLLYGRTDMGGAYRWDTGAEQWIPLTDWVGEKDWNLQGIDAVATDPVDPNRLYLAAGTYTNEWAGNGAILRSGDRGRTFQRTDLPFKLGSNEDGRGAGERLVIDPADHETLLLGSRKNGLWRSTDHGVTWSQVSSFPVKNGASSGGGITFVTYGPAGSRTIYVGVADKSTNLYRSTDGGGTWQAVSGQPTGQLPQHGVPAGDGSLYLTYTNALGPNGVTAGSVWKYTPSGGAWKNISPSQGSYGFAGLAVDPQKPSTVMVTTLDRWWPEDEIYRSTDGGTTWKAQAAKSVRDASAAPYLGTGIGHWMTALSIDPFDSGHVLYGTGNGIWASKDANATDGGGTSHWTVGARGLEETALADAIAPPGGATLLTSMGDQGGFRYDSLNKVPAGRLNSPTIYHSSDIDFAQSNPSTMVRVGRGGEQDGAYSTDGGLNWNGFKAEPVGSADSGHIAIAADGSSIVWAEVGQAPYRSTDKGASWSKVSGLGTDAVVVADRSAANTFYSLAGGTLHASTDGGATFSARAGNLPSGRLTAVPGIAGDLWIADGGKGLLHSTDGGRTFTTLTTVKSATGLGYGKAAPGASYQALYLIGTVKDVAGVFRSTDKGATWVRINDDAHQWGNFAGQGIVTGDPDTYGRVYIGTNGRGLQYGDPS
- a CDS encoding 1-phosphofructokinase family hexose kinase, translated to MPSQTILTVTLNLALDVTYHLDEVQRFGSNRVREVSAQAGGKGVNVSRTLAALGHDTLVTGLAGGPTGQAATAELTASGLTARLLGIAGESRRTVAVVEQRAGDATSYLEPGPTVTPAEWQSFLALYRSLLADTGVVVLSGSLPAGLPPDAYRTLGELARDRQIPVLLDAEGPALLHGLAAHPTLVKPNQHELAATTGTEDPHEGARRLRALGATSVAASLGPNGLIATTPTGTWHATPPTRVPGNPTGAGDAAVAALAIGLLHGTPWPDRLRQAVALSAATVLTPQAGHFDAETYARLPDLVEISQLT